From Spirosoma aerolatum, one genomic window encodes:
- the rpoB gene encoding DNA-directed RNA polymerase subunit beta, producing the protein MATNAKISTRKNFATIQPVIGYPDFLDIQVKSFKDFFQLDTPSNQRSEEGLFKVFQENFPITDSRENFKLEFIDYSVDPPKYSVDESIDRGLTYSVPLKAKLRLSNSDPDNEDFETIEQEVFLGNIPYMTEKGSFVINGAERVIVSQLHRSPGVFFSMSKHTNGTKLYSARIIPFKGSWIEFSTDVNNVMYAYIDRKKKFPVTTLLRAIGFGSDKDILDLFGLSEEISATPANLKKAIGRRLAARVLRTWTEDFVDEDTGEVVSISRNEVLLERDSVVSADDIDVIMDSGQSSVILHKEDMNMADYNIIYNTLQKDSSNSEKEAVEQIYRQLRNADAPDEQTAREIIQSLFFSDKRYDLGDVGRYRINKKLQLDISSEMRVLTTEDIVSIVKYLIGLINSKAVVDDIDHLSNRRVRTVGEQLYAQFGVGLARMARTIKERMNVRDNEDFKPVDLINARTLSSVINSFFGTNQLSQFMDQTNPLAEVTHKRRMSALGPGGLSRERAGFEVRDVHYTHYGRLCTIETPEGPNIGLISSLCVYAKINSMGFIETPYRIIENGKVAMDKPVMYLTAEEEDTHYIAQANAGIDAKGNFQVDRLKARFEGDFPMAEPANVTFMDIAPNQIVSVAASMIPFLEHDDANRALMGSNMQRQAVPLLRPEAPIVGTGLEGRVAVDSRTLVIAEADGVIEFVDATKIVVKYDLEEEELAVSFDDDRKTYNLIKFRRTNQDTCINLKPTVLKGQRVKKGDVLCEGYATQAGELALGRNMKVAFMPWQGYNFEDAIVISERVVREDIFTSIHIEEFELEVRDTKRGEEELTSEIPNVSEETVRNLDENGIVRVGTEVKEGDILIGKITPKGESDPTPEEKLLRAIFGDKAGDVKDASKKAPPSLKGVVIDTKLFARPAKEERGKHKDEVKALMKKYSRELNDFRARMIEKTVALLEGKTSAGVKHKFGDEIVSKGVKFSRKNIVDNLFPDKNAYRDESGYAVPEEANLLADMNLNDWTDDEKTNELITALVKNYNTRRSEITGRFKRERFTLEVGDELPAGIVKLAKVYIAKKRKLKVGDKMAGRHGNKGVVARIVRDEDMPFLEDGTKVDIVLNPLGVPSRMNLGQIYETVLAWAGQKLDRKYATPIFDGATEQQVADELNAAGLPSFGRTYLYNGLTGERFDQPVTVGIIYMLKLGHLVDDKMHARSIGPYSLITQQPLGGKAQFGGQRFGEMEVWALEAFGASNILQEILTVKSDDVVGRAKAYEAIVKGENLPKPNIPESFNVLVHELRGLALEITLE; encoded by the coding sequence TTGGCGACAAACGCGAAAATCAGTACACGCAAAAATTTTGCGACGATTCAGCCAGTGATTGGGTACCCAGATTTTCTGGATATCCAGGTAAAATCCTTCAAAGATTTTTTCCAGCTTGATACGCCTTCCAACCAACGCTCAGAAGAGGGTTTGTTTAAGGTATTTCAGGAAAATTTCCCTATTACCGACTCCCGCGAAAACTTTAAGCTGGAGTTTATTGATTACTCGGTCGATCCACCAAAGTATTCTGTGGATGAATCGATTGACCGGGGATTGACATATTCGGTGCCTCTGAAAGCCAAACTGCGTTTGTCGAACAGCGATCCTGACAACGAGGATTTCGAAACGATTGAGCAGGAGGTGTTCTTAGGCAATATCCCCTATATGACTGAGAAAGGCTCGTTTGTCATTAACGGGGCTGAGCGGGTCATTGTTTCACAGTTGCACCGCTCTCCGGGTGTATTCTTCTCGATGAGTAAGCATACAAACGGAACAAAGTTGTATTCAGCCCGGATTATTCCGTTCAAAGGCTCCTGGATTGAATTCTCAACCGATGTTAATAACGTCATGTATGCCTACATCGACCGGAAAAAGAAATTCCCGGTAACGACATTGCTACGTGCCATTGGCTTCGGTTCCGATAAAGATATTCTTGATCTGTTTGGGCTATCGGAAGAAATTTCGGCAACACCCGCAAACTTGAAGAAGGCGATTGGTCGACGGTTGGCCGCCCGGGTTTTACGTACCTGGACGGAGGACTTTGTGGATGAAGATACGGGTGAAGTAGTGTCGATTAGCCGGAACGAGGTGCTACTGGAGCGCGATTCGGTGGTTTCGGCTGATGATATCGATGTCATTATGGATTCAGGTCAGAGTTCGGTAATCCTGCATAAGGAAGACATGAACATGGCCGATTACAATATTATTTATAACACGCTGCAGAAAGATAGCTCGAACTCTGAGAAAGAAGCCGTCGAGCAAATCTATCGGCAACTGCGGAATGCTGACGCACCGGATGAACAAACGGCTCGGGAAATTATCCAAAGCCTGTTCTTCTCCGATAAACGTTACGACTTAGGTGACGTTGGCCGGTACCGGATCAACAAAAAACTGCAACTCGATATCTCGTCCGAAATGCGGGTACTGACAACCGAAGACATTGTCTCGATTGTGAAGTACTTAATCGGCCTGATTAACTCGAAAGCCGTTGTCGATGATATTGACCACCTCAGCAACCGACGTGTTCGGACGGTAGGAGAGCAGTTATATGCTCAGTTCGGCGTAGGTCTGGCCCGTATGGCCCGGACTATCAAAGAACGGATGAACGTTCGGGATAATGAGGATTTCAAACCCGTTGATCTGATTAATGCCCGTACATTGTCGTCGGTTATTAACTCGTTCTTCGGTACCAACCAGCTATCGCAGTTCATGGACCAGACCAATCCTCTGGCCGAAGTGACGCATAAGCGTCGTATGTCGGCCCTGGGGCCTGGTGGTCTGTCGCGTGAGCGGGCAGGTTTTGAGGTTCGTGACGTACACTACACGCACTATGGTCGTCTGTGTACCATCGAAACTCCCGAAGGTCCGAACATCGGTCTGATTTCGTCGCTTTGCGTTTACGCAAAAATCAACAGCATGGGATTCATCGAAACTCCGTACCGTATTATTGAAAACGGTAAAGTAGCGATGGACAAACCTGTGATGTACCTGACAGCTGAGGAAGAAGATACCCATTACATCGCTCAGGCCAATGCCGGTATCGATGCTAAGGGGAACTTCCAGGTTGATCGCCTGAAAGCACGGTTTGAAGGTGATTTCCCGATGGCCGAACCAGCGAACGTAACCTTTATGGATATTGCTCCGAACCAGATTGTATCGGTAGCTGCTTCCATGATTCCGTTCCTTGAACACGACGATGCTAACCGTGCCCTGATGGGTTCGAACATGCAACGTCAGGCCGTACCGCTGCTCCGTCCAGAGGCTCCAATTGTGGGTACTGGTCTGGAGGGTCGTGTTGCGGTTGACTCACGGACACTGGTAATTGCCGAAGCGGATGGTGTCATCGAGTTTGTAGATGCGACTAAGATTGTTGTTAAATACGATCTGGAAGAAGAAGAACTAGCTGTTTCGTTTGACGACGATCGAAAAACCTACAACCTCATCAAATTCCGCCGAACCAATCAGGATACCTGTATCAACCTCAAGCCGACCGTATTGAAAGGCCAACGGGTGAAGAAAGGTGATGTTCTCTGCGAAGGCTACGCTACCCAAGCTGGTGAGCTGGCTCTAGGACGTAACATGAAAGTAGCGTTCATGCCATGGCAGGGTTATAACTTTGAGGATGCTATCGTAATTTCGGAGCGGGTGGTTCGTGAAGATATTTTCACCTCCATCCATATCGAAGAATTCGAGTTGGAAGTACGGGATACCAAACGTGGTGAAGAAGAGTTAACCTCCGAAATTCCGAACGTATCGGAAGAGACCGTTCGGAATCTTGACGAAAACGGTATCGTTCGTGTCGGTACAGAAGTTAAAGAAGGTGATATTCTGATTGGTAAGATCACGCCTAAAGGCGAAAGTGATCCTACCCCGGAAGAAAAACTGCTCCGTGCCATCTTTGGTGACAAAGCTGGTGACGTGAAAGATGCGTCGAAGAAAGCGCCACCGTCTCTGAAAGGCGTTGTTATCGATACCAAACTGTTTGCTCGTCCTGCTAAAGAAGAACGCGGCAAGCATAAGGACGAAGTAAAGGCCCTGATGAAGAAATACAGCCGTGAGTTGAACGACTTCCGCGCCCGTATGATTGAAAAAACAGTGGCTTTGCTTGAAGGTAAAACCAGCGCTGGTGTCAAACACAAGTTCGGAGACGAAATTGTCAGCAAAGGCGTAAAATTCAGCCGGAAAAACATCGTCGACAATCTATTCCCAGACAAGAACGCCTATCGGGATGAAAGCGGTTATGCCGTTCCGGAAGAAGCCAATCTTCTGGCCGATATGAATCTGAACGACTGGACGGACGATGAAAAAACCAACGAGCTGATTACAGCACTGGTGAAAAACTATAACACCCGTCGTAGTGAGATCACGGGCCGATTCAAACGTGAACGGTTTACGCTTGAAGTAGGCGACGAACTACCGGCAGGTATTGTAAAACTGGCCAAAGTATACATTGCCAAGAAGCGGAAGCTGAAAGTAGGTGATAAAATGGCTGGTCGTCACGGTAACAAAGGGGTTGTAGCCCGGATCGTTCGGGATGAAGACATGCCGTTCCTCGAAGATGGAACCAAAGTCGACATCGTACTGAACCCACTGGGGGTACCTTCCCGGATGAACCTTGGCCAGATTTACGAAACGGTACTGGCCTGGGCAGGTCAGAAACTGGATCGTAAGTACGCTACACCCATTTTCGACGGAGCAACGGAGCAGCAGGTAGCTGACGAGCTGAACGCAGCAGGATTACCTTCGTTTGGCCGGACTTACCTCTACAACGGTCTGACCGGCGAACGCTTCGATCAGCCTGTAACGGTTGGTATCATTTACATGCTGAAACTGGGGCACCTGGTTGATGACAAGATGCACGCTCGTTCGATTGGCCCCTACTCGCTCATTACCCAGCAACCATTGGGTGGTAAGGCACAGTTCGGTGGTCAGCGATTCGGTGAGATGGAAGTATGGGCGTTGGAGGCATTCGGTGCATCGAACATCCTGCAAGAAATCCTGACCGTTAAATCAGACGACGTTGTTGGTCGTGCGAAGGCATACGAAGCGATTGTGAAAGGTGAAAACCTGCCGAAGCCCAATATTCCTGAGTCGTTCAATGTACTGGTGCACGAGTTACGTGGCTTGGCCCTTGAAATTACATTAGAGTAA
- a CDS encoding zinc-binding alcohol dehydrogenase family protein produces the protein MKAVGFKTSLPITDADSFIEFETDKPTPDGRQLLVKVKAVSVNPVDFKIRQNSAKDTVLEQPKIIGWDAVGVVEAVGDAVSLFNVGDEVYYAGDITKPGSNAEFQLIDERIVGRKPYGLSAEAAAAIPLTALTAWEILFDRMRLSVERDRTKTLLIIGGAGGVGSIAIQLAKKLLGLTVIATASRPETIDWCKKMGADIIVNHRDLVAEVRNAGFHYVDYIVDFVDANLYWDAMVELIKPQGHIASITGSSVPVLLNKLKNKSVSFSWEFMYTRSTYQTDDMIEQHFILDRVAELLDEGVLKTTHTHTLHGLTADNFRQAHAQLESGKTIGKWVISF, from the coding sequence ATGAAAGCAGTAGGGTTCAAAACGTCGCTTCCGATCACAGATGCAGATAGTTTTATTGAGTTTGAAACAGATAAGCCAACGCCCGATGGCCGTCAGTTACTGGTAAAAGTCAAAGCCGTATCGGTAAATCCGGTGGACTTTAAAATCCGGCAGAATTCGGCAAAAGATACTGTACTTGAACAGCCTAAAATTATTGGCTGGGATGCCGTGGGCGTAGTAGAAGCGGTTGGCGATGCCGTGAGTTTATTCAATGTGGGTGATGAGGTGTACTATGCCGGTGATATAACGAAACCAGGTAGTAACGCCGAGTTTCAACTCATTGATGAGCGTATTGTGGGCCGTAAACCTTATGGGTTATCGGCCGAAGCGGCTGCTGCTATCCCGTTGACGGCTTTAACAGCCTGGGAAATCCTTTTCGACCGGATGCGCCTTTCGGTCGAGCGAGATCGAACGAAGACTTTGCTGATCATTGGTGGGGCAGGGGGTGTAGGATCGATTGCTATTCAACTTGCGAAAAAACTGCTGGGTTTGACTGTAATTGCTACGGCTTCGCGCCCCGAGACCATCGACTGGTGCAAAAAAATGGGGGCCGATATAATCGTCAATCACCGAGACCTCGTAGCCGAAGTTCGGAATGCAGGCTTTCACTACGTAGACTACATCGTTGATTTTGTGGATGCTAATCTCTATTGGGATGCCATGGTTGAGCTAATTAAGCCACAGGGGCACATTGCCTCCATCACAGGTAGTTCTGTCCCGGTGTTGCTAAACAAGCTGAAAAACAAGAGCGTTAGTTTTTCCTGGGAATTTATGTATACCCGCTCAACCTATCAGACCGACGACATGATTGAGCAGCACTTTATTCTTGACCGGGTGGCTGAGCTTCTGGATGAGGGTGTATTGAAAACCACCCATACGCACACGTTGCATGGTTTGACAGCCGATAATTTCAGACAAGCCCATGCTCAGTTGGAATCTGGAAAAACGATTGGTAAGTGGGTCATTTCGTTTTGA
- the rpoC gene encoding DNA-directed RNA polymerase subunit beta' — translation MSFKKNKKLNSDFQSVTISLASPESILESSYGEVTQPETINYRTYKPEMGGLFCERIFGPVKDWECHCGKYKRIRYKGIICDRCGVEVTEKKVRRERMGHIELVVPVAHIWYFRSLPNKIGYLLGLSTKKLDQVIYYERYVVVQPGVKAEDGINQLDFLTEDEYLDIIDKLPSSNQYLDDKDPNKFIAKMGAEALEMLLSRLNLDELSYSLRHSAATDTSQQRKAEALKRLKVVEAFREANGHIENRPEWMVIKMVPVIPPELRPLVPLDGGRFATSDLNDLYRRVIIRNNRLKRLIEIKAPEVILRNEKRMLQEAVDSLFDNSRKVNAVRSEGNRALKSLSDMLKGKQGRFRQNLLGKRVDYSGRSVIVVGPELKLHECGLPKDMAAELFKPFVIRKLIERGIVKTVKSAKKIVDRKDPVIWDILENVLKGHPVLLNRAPTLHRLGIQAFQPKLIEGKAIQLHPLVCTAFNADFDGDQMAVHVPLGQEAILEASLLMLASHNILNPANGAPITVPSQDMVLGLYYVTKGRKSTPEYPIPGEGMTFYGAEEVIIGINEGRISKHANIKCRVKVRDENGEIVSKVIDTVAGRLLFNQAVPEEVGYINELLTKKKLQQIIALIFKISGGARTAQFLDEIKELGFQMAFKGGLSIGLSDVMIPEAKQGLVEEAKAEVQGVWDNYLMGLITENERYNQVIDIWTRVNSRLTETLMKQLEADQGGFNSIFMMMHSGARGSREQIRQLGGMRGLMAKPQKNLQGSVGEIIENPILSNFKEGLDVLEYFISTHGARKGLADTALKTADAGYLTRRLHDVAQDVIISEEDCGTLRGLQVSALKDNEDIVEPLSERILGRTTVHDIYDPLSKDLIIGAGELITEEVAAQIDETSIETVEIRSVLTCESRQGVCAKCYGRNLASGRMVDIGEAVGVIASQSIGEPGTQLTLRTFHVGGTASNIAVDASIKAKFDGLIEFEEMRTVESEDAEGNPQTVVMGRSGEVRIVNPDDRNQVLISNNVPYGAFLRVKEGDIVKKGDDICAWDPYNAVILSELTGTLTFDAIEDGITYREEFDEQTGFQEMVIIESRDKAKNPAIVVQGTTTLTLHLPDNDGGPLQKSYNLPVGSRLVVKAGQKIKAGQPLAKIPRNVGKTRDITGGLPRVTELFEARNPSNPAVVSEIDGVVTYGTIKRGNREIFIESKDGTKKKYLVPLSKFILVQDNDFVRAGAPLSDGAITPSDILAIKGPTAVQEYLVNEIQEVYRLQGVKINDKHIEAIVRQMMQKVEIIDSGDTNFLEGQVVDKWAFREENDKVLDAKVVMDAGDSPNFKPGMIVTSRQLRDENSSLKRRDMALVTVRDAMAAVSQPTLMGITQSSLGTDSFISAASFQETTKVLSEASIRGKRDTLEGLKENVIVGHLIPAGTGIRRYQNAIVGSKEELETITESRDQFARSKKRATV, via the coding sequence ATGTCGTTCAAAAAGAACAAAAAACTCAATAGCGACTTCCAGAGCGTGACCATCAGCCTGGCATCGCCGGAGTCTATTTTGGAGAGTTCCTACGGCGAAGTGACACAGCCGGAGACTATCAATTACCGGACCTACAAACCCGAAATGGGTGGCTTGTTCTGCGAGCGCATCTTCGGGCCTGTGAAGGACTGGGAGTGTCATTGCGGGAAATACAAGCGGATTCGCTACAAAGGCATTATCTGCGACCGTTGCGGGGTTGAAGTAACCGAGAAAAAGGTTCGCCGGGAGCGCATGGGGCACATCGAACTGGTGGTGCCTGTTGCTCACATCTGGTATTTCCGCAGCTTACCCAACAAAATTGGTTATCTGTTGGGTCTTTCGACCAAAAAACTTGACCAGGTTATTTACTACGAACGGTATGTAGTTGTTCAGCCAGGGGTGAAAGCCGAAGATGGCATCAACCAGCTCGACTTCCTGACCGAAGATGAGTATCTGGACATCATTGACAAACTGCCCAGTAGCAACCAATACCTCGACGACAAAGACCCGAATAAATTCATCGCTAAGATGGGGGCTGAAGCGTTGGAGATGCTACTGTCTCGACTGAACCTGGACGAACTGTCTTACTCGCTTCGTCACTCTGCAGCTACGGATACATCCCAGCAACGGAAAGCTGAAGCTCTGAAGCGACTGAAAGTAGTGGAAGCATTCCGGGAAGCCAATGGTCATATTGAAAACCGTCCTGAATGGATGGTGATTAAAATGGTGCCCGTTATTCCGCCCGAACTGCGTCCGCTCGTTCCTCTTGATGGTGGTCGGTTTGCAACGTCCGATTTGAATGACCTGTATCGTCGGGTAATTATCCGAAACAACCGTCTGAAGCGGCTTATCGAAATCAAAGCCCCTGAAGTGATTCTGCGGAATGAAAAGCGGATGCTTCAGGAAGCTGTCGATTCGCTGTTCGACAACTCGCGTAAAGTAAACGCTGTTCGTTCAGAAGGTAACCGGGCGCTGAAGTCGCTGTCCGACATGCTGAAAGGTAAGCAAGGTCGTTTCCGGCAAAACCTGCTCGGTAAGCGTGTTGACTATTCAGGTCGTTCGGTTATCGTAGTAGGCCCAGAGCTGAAGCTGCACGAATGTGGTTTGCCGAAAGATATGGCGGCTGAGTTGTTCAAGCCGTTCGTTATCCGCAAACTCATCGAGCGGGGTATTGTAAAAACCGTAAAATCGGCCAAGAAGATCGTTGACCGGAAAGACCCTGTGATCTGGGATATTCTGGAAAACGTACTGAAAGGGCACCCTGTATTGCTCAACCGGGCTCCAACGCTGCACCGATTAGGTATCCAGGCGTTCCAGCCGAAGCTGATTGAAGGGAAAGCGATTCAGTTGCACCCACTCGTCTGTACAGCTTTCAACGCTGACTTCGACGGCGACCAGATGGCTGTTCACGTGCCATTGGGTCAGGAAGCAATTCTGGAAGCCTCGTTGCTGATGCTGGCATCGCACAACATTCTGAACCCTGCCAACGGTGCGCCAATTACGGTACCATCGCAGGACATGGTGTTGGGCCTGTATTATGTAACGAAAGGTCGCAAGAGCACGCCAGAATACCCAATTCCAGGCGAAGGCATGACGTTCTATGGTGCCGAAGAAGTAATTATCGGTATCAATGAAGGTCGGATTTCGAAACACGCCAACATTAAGTGCCGGGTTAAGGTTCGGGACGAAAATGGGGAGATCGTGTCTAAGGTAATAGACACTGTAGCTGGCCGATTGTTGTTCAACCAGGCTGTTCCTGAAGAAGTTGGTTACATCAACGAACTGCTCACGAAGAAAAAGCTGCAACAAATCATTGCCTTGATCTTCAAGATTTCAGGTGGTGCCCGGACAGCTCAATTCCTCGATGAGATCAAAGAACTTGGATTCCAGATGGCGTTCAAAGGAGGTCTGTCGATTGGGCTGAGCGATGTGATGATTCCAGAAGCCAAACAGGGTCTGGTTGAAGAAGCCAAGGCTGAAGTACAGGGTGTTTGGGACAACTACCTGATGGGTCTGATCACGGAGAACGAACGTTATAACCAGGTTATTGACATCTGGACGCGCGTAAACTCCCGTCTGACCGAAACGCTGATGAAGCAACTCGAAGCTGACCAGGGTGGTTTCAACTCAATCTTCATGATGATGCACTCGGGAGCCCGTGGTTCGCGCGAGCAGATTCGTCAGTTGGGTGGTATGCGGGGTCTGATGGCCAAACCACAGAAAAACCTGCAAGGCTCAGTTGGTGAGATCATCGAAAACCCGATTCTGTCGAACTTTAAAGAAGGTCTCGACGTGTTGGAGTACTTCATCTCGACGCACGGTGCCCGGAAAGGTCTGGCCGATACCGCTCTGAAAACAGCCGATGCCGGTTACCTGACACGTCGTCTGCACGATGTGGCCCAGGATGTTATCATCAGCGAAGAAGACTGTGGAACGCTGCGCGGTCTGCAGGTTTCGGCTCTGAAAGACAATGAAGATATTGTTGAGCCACTGTCCGAACGGATTCTCGGCCGTACGACGGTTCATGACATCTACGATCCGCTTTCGAAAGATCTGATCATCGGCGCTGGCGAACTGATTACAGAAGAAGTTGCCGCACAGATCGACGAAACCAGCATCGAAACGGTAGAAATCCGTTCGGTACTAACCTGCGAATCGCGTCAGGGTGTTTGCGCCAAGTGTTACGGACGTAACCTGGCATCGGGCCGGATGGTCGACATCGGTGAGGCCGTTGGCGTTATCGCTTCGCAATCCATCGGTGAGCCAGGTACCCAGCTTACGCTTCGTACCTTCCACGTAGGTGGTACCGCTTCGAACATTGCGGTCGATGCATCGATCAAAGCGAAATTCGATGGTCTGATCGAGTTTGAAGAAATGCGGACGGTTGAATCGGAAGATGCTGAAGGTAACCCACAAACGGTCGTAATGGGCCGTTCGGGTGAAGTTCGGATCGTGAATCCTGATGACCGGAACCAGGTTCTGATCAGCAATAACGTACCGTATGGTGCATTCCTGCGGGTGAAAGAAGGCGATATAGTGAAGAAGGGCGATGACATCTGCGCATGGGACCCCTACAACGCCGTTATCCTTTCTGAATTGACGGGTACGCTGACCTTCGACGCCATTGAAGATGGTATTACCTATCGTGAAGAGTTCGACGAACAGACGGGCTTCCAGGAGATGGTAATCATCGAAAGTCGCGACAAGGCAAAGAACCCAGCCATTGTTGTACAGGGAACGACAACGCTGACGCTTCACCTGCCTGATAATGATGGCGGTCCGCTTCAGAAGAGTTATAACTTACCTGTTGGTTCACGTCTGGTTGTAAAAGCCGGGCAAAAAATCAAAGCAGGTCAGCCATTGGCGAAAATTCCACGTAACGTTGGTAAAACCCGCGATATCACGGGTGGTCTGCCACGGGTAACGGAATTGTTCGAAGCCCGGAACCCATCGAACCCGGCTGTAGTGAGCGAGATCGACGGTGTAGTAACCTACGGTACAATTAAGCGGGGTAACCGCGAAATCTTCATCGAGTCGAAAGACGGCACGAAGAAGAAATACCTTGTACCACTCTCGAAGTTCATCCTTGTACAGGATAACGACTTCGTACGGGCAGGTGCTCCGCTCTCAGATGGTGCCATTACGCCAAGCGATATTCTGGCTATTAAAGGGCCAACGGCTGTTCAGGAATATCTGGTGAATGAAATTCAGGAAGTTTACCGCCTGCAAGGGGTGAAAATCAACGATAAGCACATCGAAGCCATCGTGCGTCAGATGATGCAGAAAGTTGAAATCATCGACTCAGGCGACACCAACTTCCTCGAAGGTCAGGTTGTGGATAAGTGGGCTTTCCGTGAAGAAAACGACAAAGTCCTTGATGCCAAAGTCGTTATGGACGCTGGTGACTCGCCAAACTTCAAGCCAGGGATGATCGTTACAAGCCGTCAGCTTCGCGATGAGAACTCCAGCCTGAAACGCCGTGACATGGCTCTGGTGACTGTTCGTGATGCTATGGCTGCCGTTTCGCAACCAACGCTGATGGGTATTACACAGTCGTCACTGGGTACTGATAGCTTCATTTCGGCGGCTTCCTTCCAGGAAACGACGAAAGTATTGAGCGAAGCGTCGATCCGTGGTAAGCGTGATACACTCGAAGGTTTGAAAGAGAACGTGATTGTAGGTCACCTGATTCCAGCGGGTACGGGTATTCGTCGTTACCAAAACGCGATTGTCGGCTCGAAGGAAGAGTTGGAGACCATCACCGAATCGCGCGACCAGTTCGCCCGCAGCAAAAAACGGGCAACGGTATAA